In Citrus sinensis cultivar Valencia sweet orange chromosome 3, DVS_A1.0, whole genome shotgun sequence, the sequence GGGTGGATTGAAAACGGCGCTGGAGCTCGAGAACCATACGAGAGTCAAGCTCGACAGCGATGACCATCTTGCCAACTTCCAGAAGCTTTTTGGTGAGATTACCAGTGCCGGGACCAATCTCAAGAATGACATCGGTGCTCTTGATGCCGGCTTTTTGGACGATGCTCTCCACAAGCAAAGGGTTCTTCAGAATGTGCTGCCCCTTTGATTTGTGGAAGGATATACCTCCTGCTCCTAGTCCTTGTCCTTGATACGGTCCACTTTTCTGCTTTCCTTTCTCCTTCCTTATTTTCCCTCCTGCCATCGCGCGCGATGTGTTTGGGATATTTTGCCCACTGGTTTAGTTTGGCTtttgattttagggttttcTGTTTTccgcttttatttatttatttattaaaaagaaaaagaaaaaggcagaCTAAATAGTAAATACCCGCATCCGATCCGCATATCACCtgaggacaaaaaaaaataataataataaaaatttgcaGACCGGGTTAACCCAAGTACCCGACCCTGATCACTcggattatttatttattttcttaccaCTGTAATTAGCAGGTAGGAAGGAAATAATCTcgtgaataatattattatcattactaaggtttgaaactcAACCGTTTATTACAAccaaaacttataattaaattaaaataacccCACACTACAACAGCACTGCACCTCGACATTAAAGAATTTAACAGAAGTTAAGCCTACAGATTCATTTTTTGAATCAATAATGCCGAAAGGATACATGGTACATAATCTGGATGGCCGATCTAAAGAAGACGAATTGATTAGGTAAAAGAAATGAggtaaaactaaaatataaatataacaaataaacatCTATGACTATGCTATGCAGTATGCACAACTTCTTTCTACAATTTGTTCAGTGTCCTGTTAAACCAGTCCCTTAGGCGCTCCACCTTAGCTGATAAGGCagcattttttataaaataagattcGGCATTCGACAGCATCACATTTATGTCATCCTTCGCTGCTTCCAAGCTCCTATAGTAGTTGTTCACTAATCTCAACCGGATCACTTCAGGATACAAGGGAACTGGAAATCTGCAGGAATCATTGCAGAGCGCCaaagatgaaaattaaattagcttCACATTTCTGCTACTCATATAGTAGCTTATTCAGTTGAAATTCATATTCAAGACCAATTGGCAAGTCCTAGATAATTTAATGGAGGATGAGATTAATTTTTGATGTGATGTGATTAATGGAGGATGTTgttaattgatatttgttatttttggcCCTCCGGGGTGGGGTCAAATCACTAGTTGATTTCTTTATCCTCTTAAACTGCAATCGTTAATAAACTATAATGGTATTTATATCCATCGTAACACTTCCTCCCCACTTTCACATGAATCCCGACCCTCTTTCTGCCCTCCCACCCTCACCAACCGATGCGAGctccaaaattaataaatgatatttaaaattaacccAAATAAGAATGTATCATCCCATTCTTTTAAACCAGTTTTGCCGAGACTTATCACAGTTGATGATACTCCTATGTCGGTAAAACATGCATCtgaaaaagaacaataaaagAACAGGATGGGTAGTGTGTTAGAAGGAAGCTGCAGAGAAGAGATAGATACCTGTTCAAGTAATCCAGCTTTTGAGCAGCTTCATTCAATCTTTGAATCCCATAATAATCCTGCAAcatttaagtaaaatttataataactCGACGAAAGCCTTTATAATCCATCTTTAGGAAGAAGGAATATTCAAATGCAATTTTCTTGGAATGTCCAGACCAGAAGAATGACGGAGATAGAAAAGAACCTGTTTTCTGCTCACTGACTGCtccaatttattaaaagaagaCAGCAACTTATCTCTGCTCTCAGAATCAATTTCGGGATGCTCCCACATAACATTGGGGTCATGCATTTCCCAAGGACTATGCAGGTGGGAATCCCCAGTCTTGTATTCAACCATATACCTGTCCCAGGGGCTATTGGGAAACTCCTCAGATTTGGCCTGTGATTTAGTAATTCTACCTTTCCACCAAGTGCCACCTTCCCCATTCGCATTCCTCCACCAAATCTGGCATTTATCCCTGTGTGTCCAATTTCTGCTGATAGCAGCATCATACAGTGTTTTTTCAACAACAAAATCAGGAAAATCTCTAAGTTCGGGCAGGGTCAACTTGAATGCTTTACCAAGCACACTCGATGAAGGATCTACAAATTTAAGGGTGATTTTACAGCAGCTATCCCCAGAACCTGGAAATGTAGCATAGACAAGATTTTCAACCTTGCAAGTTTCAACCGCACTAATGTATCCATTAATTGACCACCATGGACCCACTTCTTGCGAGCCAGTTGATTCAATGAATTCTTGATGGCCCTGAAAATAACAGAAGCCTAAATTAGAAACTGTGAAATCAGCAAAAAATGAGAGCTAGTCACATTAGAGGATCGTGAAGGAACAGTACCGATTATCAAAACAAATGATTACCTGTCTCGAATATATAACTTCATCACCCAGCTGAGGGATGTAACGGTAACCCTCCTCGTGCTCTGACAACATCAACCACGACAATTTTCTAACAGGGAAATTTGACTTCCTTCCAGACAAGAGACATGGATGTCCATCATGATCTCCTCGCCGGTTTCTAGTTGACCTAGGTCGTGATTTGACAGTTGAAGTTGGTATCCATTCTTCAGGAAAGAACTCATCATGTGCTTCCATGGAGGAGTTTCCAACAGTTTTTGATGTCCCCACCAAATCATGGCCATTTTTAGACTTGAAGTTACAGTTAGCAGCAATGGGCTCCCgagaaattattttcatcttcatGGATCTTGTTTTACGTATTGAACCAGAAGCTGCTTCAGGGGAATCAATTCCTGAAGCTTCATGGTTGATGCCATCTTCCATGCCACCATCAAAGGCTTCTATATCAGTCCTAGTCTTATAAGAACTTTTACTGCCATCACGCACTTTAAACTTTaactttgaatttaataaCTGGTCAGAACTAGATCTGCCATACCCCTCACCTTCTTCGGGTACTTCAGACATTAGATTGCCCTCCATGCACAAGGAGCTTTCGGACATCGGAATCGGATCACTTTCAGCACTTGGCAGGTCCTTAACTGAAGTACTGGATTTCTGTTCTGAAGGACTTTTAGTATCCCTCAAAATGCCTTTTGTTCTTATTCTTACCCTGAGGGGTGGATTCTCTTTAAGTTCATCACGGTAATTTGTGCCAACATCTTCATTACGAGATTTATGAACATCATCATTCTGCTGGTGGTCAACCAAGGGTGTTGAATTGAATGATGAAGATTTCTTTATATCCTCATGACGAGCAAGCTCTTCCTTTCTCACACTAGCCAGGTCCAGTAGTGCATCACTTCCAAACTTTTCCTTATCACTGCAAGACCGCACACATCCATAGCACGAAGTTTCTGAATTAGATGAAAATTTCCCATGtccattttcaagtttaacaCACCTGTTGACATCGCCTATGCTGTCGTTATGGACATCAAAATTTGCATCAGGTGGCAGCAATACTCCTGAACTTGATGAACGCTTGGATGTCCGGATCTTGACCTCTGCCCATCTAGTTTTGTTCTCCATGTCACCTGCAGATTCCTCCAGTTGACTGTCATATTTCTCATCTTGACTTCCATCTGCAAAAACAATTCTGTTATGCTTTTGAGACAACCCCACATCAATCCCACTGCCTGCAGAAGATGACCCCGGCTCTTTCAAgcttaaatcaatttttctttcagtAGTTCCTTGAGGAGGTCCAGAAGATGATTGCGGTAACTTAGCCATATCATTGCCTTTTACTCTGGTGTCTTCCAAAGATAGAGCCTTCTTGTGGTCACGTAAGGAAAGTTTTAAGACCAATCTCTTCCTGTTTCCTGTATCTGACTGAGATTCTAGGAGCTCAAGAGGCTTGCCCATAAACTCAGACTCCACTATTGTCtgttcttcttctcttttatgTTGCTGCTGCATGTTCTGCAAGTTTCTGTCATCTTCTTTGCTTTGAACATGTGAATCTTGCAGCACCGTATCACTGTTTGACGAATTGTACTCTGAATCTGAGTCATCTTCACCTGTTGAAGTTCCTGTAATTCTAGAGAACATACTTCGAGCATTGCGTGCAGCAACTCGCTGAGGTCTCAATAATTTTGCTTTGGAGGACTTCTTCTTTAAAGCTTTTTGGCTATTTTTTGATTTCTTAGTTCTGTTACTGCCAGAAGCAGATCCATCACGCTCATCCAAATTCCTCTTCCTGACACGCCTCCCAGATGAAGTCTTCAACTCAACCTGAAAAGCAACAAATTCAGTTCATATAGCACAAACAGAAATGAAACCAACATAGGTCATAGACTAATTACTTCAGCCCTGTGTTTTCTTCTTGTCGATCTGCGACGTCCATCTTTACGACTATGTTCTACCTCACTGTCTCCTGCACTACAATCAGTGGAAGAAGTGGAACAAAAACTTCCTTGCTCAGCTTCACTGGCACATTCCTCAGCAATATTGTACTCTGAATCATTGTCATCACTTATGACTTCATTTTCCGGCTCCCAGTACACAGGATCTATGAACTCAGGTACTGGCTCCATCATTCTCTCCAAATCTTCCAAGGGAGGCATTGCATAATCCTGGCCTAGACTAAAATCTAGTCCAATAGCCAGTTTAATGGATGAAGGGCGCCACTCAATGCCCAGTGCACCAAGCCGACGTTGCTGGTACATACTCTGGTAAGGTTCTTCATATGGAATCATACCTGAAATTTTCCaccaaagaaataaatatttaaaaaagttgCTCAAAATAACACAGTTTATCCACAAAAAGATGAACCATAAGCATACTTGAATCACAAAGAGGATCTTGAATGTTCCTTCTATGTGGAACAAGTTGTGTCTCCTGCAAATAAGCAAAAGAATGCAAACCATTAAAAGATCCTTGACCACTAATCGGTTTACTGCTCTGAACTTAACGACAGAGAAAAGGATTGGTCAAATTCTATTGAGTTTGACTCATAGTGatcatttatcaaaaaatgACTCTGGTTATCAAATGACTGAACAACCAAGAACAATTTACTTACAATACTTAGTTGACATTCATAAAAAGCATTTCATGAACTATGGTTTCAATAGAATTCGATCAATCAGACAATCACTTATATTCCTTGCTCAATATCAGACAATCACTTATTCACAAGCTTCGTGTAGCGaactttttcaaatttccaaGCTCACATGATTAACAAGAAATCCAATAAACCTGTACTATAGGGATAGCCCATTTACGATTGGAGGGAAAAACTGAGAACCTAGCAAGTTAAGAAAGGGTCATGCAAATAAATGTTATTCATCCATCATCTTAGATAATCCaagacaaaaataatacaCCATAGAAACATGTAATAATGAGTATTCACTAACCTGGTCAAGAACATTTCCAAGACTATCCCGGATAAGGGGTCGATAATCCCCAAGGAAGAACTGCCATGAAGTTGCACACGGACAACCATCATAAGCAATTGCAACATAACAACTTAAACAGTGaagataaaaagtaaataagcTACAGACATTTCAGGTACCTGATCATACTTGGCATCTTTTTGAGACTCACCCTGACCTGTGTTTAGCAAATATATCTGGCCAACATCATCCGAAAGAACAATTGATGTCCCATCCCTGTGCAGAGAAAGCAATGCCCCGTcacaataaaaatgatatgatGTAAACACTGCAAGAGAATTGTTACCAAAATCTAGCAAGCATTTAGATCCAAAATGCATATAACAATAACTGTAGCAACACAAACTtggaaatagaaacaaaagctTTCACTGGGGAAACTACAAGAGATGTCAAACTGCCAACCACAGTAGCTCAATGAGACACAAAAAGCAAGAGAATGAGGTTTGAAACACAAAGCATATGATCAAGATGATCATATACGTAGGAATGTAGGATCTTCACATCATGATTGGCAgtatataaaagaaacaaagcaaTTGAACCATTCACAGGGAAATCATATGATGATTACATTCAAGGGTGCACAACTAAATGATTATATACTTTAGTACATAAAGATAAAGCAAAACCCTCCCAAAATCTGTTGTAACCCATCCTAACCTTGATGTGAATGGGTTAAACCTCTTGCACCACCAAAACAAGAACCAAATAACTAATCTTCATGGCTATAGATAAAGTTCAGACCTATTCAGACCAACACAAATTAAAAGCAGAAACTCAAAGACGGGCGTATAGGCTGAACGCAGGTACATAGGACCATCTCAAAACTTTATCTGGAAAGAGagatgaaattataaattacaagACAGAAACTTTTGTAACTTCAAATGCATTTGACTGAAGGAACAGAACGAGGAATAATTCATCATACATCTGTTAAACCAATCAAATATATTCAATTCCAGCAGGAAGCGCACACATCTTGCATGACATGCACTTCAAGGCCTGATGCCCCAATTCAGGACGGCAATACATGGGCAAcatggaaataaaatatctgAACACCAATGTGATTTTCTTGCACACAAGCCAGACACACCTCTTTATACCTTGGCGAGGCCTATAGATCAAGATCGTTTGCAAAAATGCTGCTCGGTCTGATCTTGACCAACAGAAAACAAATTCGAATATAATAGGACTAAAGTGCACCTACTTTTGTACAGACCCCactttttataaagaaatcaACATAATAttctaaaagataaaagaaatctcAGGCAAGTAAAccatttatgaataaatatgtTCACCAGAACAAAACACCGTCTATTCACCTGAAGGAAGGTAAAAACATCATTCTACAGATAACTTACGGTGAAAACTTTCCATCAACCAACTTGAAACGTCCTATTTCATATATCCGAATAGGCGTGCCCTCCCATATCTGGAAAGGCCATACCACAAAATTTCAATACacaatgaaaataacaataataaaaataaaactgcAAGGAAAACTTCAAGAAACAGAGACTTACATCCCAGACTATAGTTCGTCCATCATACCCAGCACTCATAGCAATTCTAGGGTTGAAAGGATGAACATCCAGAACATAGGACTGCCAAGGATTCAACAATAAAGTTATGAGCCACTGAAGTAAAAtaagtagaaaaataaagattaaatcaAAGAAGATAGGCATATTAACGCCTTCAGAATCTACGCTACATGACGAGGGAAAATTGGAAACCACTTACAGATGCAGAATGACCAGTCAAAGAATGTACCAAGCTGCCATCAACAGCATTCCAAACGCAAATTCTGCAATCTGCATTAATACGACACAGTTGCAGGgacaaaagtaaataaaataagcacAAGATCCAACTAGAAAGCTAAGATCTTAAATGAAGCAACAATAGAGTATTATATAActtgaatgaatgaatttgtaaatattatccCTAGGCATTTTAAAACAAGAATGCAGCCAATGAGCTAGCCGCAAAACAATTTATGTTTGGGGTTTACATATGCTCATAATTGCTGTTATAATTGAAATGGAGAAGGCCTTTTTATAGGAAAAAAAACCCATATTGATTATGTAGTGGTTTAACTTGTTTTACTATTAGCTAGGTAATGTATTAGCTCTTTTCGTTTTATGCCTAAAATGATTCAGAGTTCTTTAAAACCAGATGAGGCTAGACATTACAAAATCCTGGTGAcaattaaatgaaatcaaaattaaaggcAAAGCTTTAAAGTTGAACCTTCAGTACAAGTACAGATTAGCACCATTAAGAAACCAAAAATTGATAGGCCTTACCATCTACCACTACTGATAATCacttataaaacaaaatgagaagTCAAATGCTAGAGGTGGTTCccacagaaaaaaaaaaaaaagttaacacGAGTGACTGGTTCACTTAGTGAGGCTGCCAGGATATGATGGGGGCAAAATGTAGACAGCCTGacagaaggaaataaataGCAGTACAGCATAACTAGAAGATATGCTTCCagataaagaataatataaacttGTCAGGTACAATTAATAACCACACTTAAGCAGTACAGACTAGCACTTTAGTGAATAACGAGGAAAAactaattgtaattattttaccCATGATAGCAGCAAGCACAAAGCGATTATCCAGGCTCCACACAATCATGTTAACTCCACGAGGAGTTGGGAGGAGCCTTTGACGAGGGCCTCCTCGAGGAGGTTGAGGAGGCAGTGGAGGAGGTGGAACTTTCAAATGATATGCACGCGTCCAACGTCCAACTTTTCCCTGAGCCAATAAAAGGATTataaaatcctttttatttttttctcttgcaTGCATAAAATTCAGTTGTTATCTCCACAACTATTTGTGAACTTTGGAGCATAAAGAACTAATGAAATTTTGCTGAGAAAGAGAACATGTCTCCAACAACAGCTCAAATAGAAAAGTTTGACCTAAAATCATTGAAAGGACTCACATGGGATCTACGTGATCTTGGTATCCATATAATTGCACTACCATCCCGTGAACAGGTAACAATGTTGTCATGACAGAACCTGGCAGAAACAAGGATTCACAAGAACAAAAATGGCTCTATTGATTAGACgcaaaaacaaagtaaaatagtagtaatattaacaataataattccggaaattgttaaaagaaaatcacaacAAACCAggagtttttaaattttggaacATTTTCCTCCTTGAAAGCATCAGACATTGCAGATCTTGAAGCGACAGCACAGCCACTGCAGATAGAAGCAGCTAAGCAGGCATGAGATTCTGTGGAGATAAGACATATACAAAAGACAGACTAACCTAAATTGGACGTAATTGACGTCATTTTCATGCCCCGATAACACATCCAGCTCATGAATTGGTTGTTCAGAGTCTTCCACGCTAGATTTACAGGCACTCCAGACCTGCAAGTATCTGGCTCTCAGTAGAAACTCCaactaaatataaatattaacaagcaaaagttcaaaataaaaaataaattaaatcaaatataatagAAGATGAATTCTATAATAATTTGAAGAGTTCAAAGGTTTAACACACCCTTGCAAAAGTGTCAGAGCTACCAGTGACAAAAACAGTTCCATTGGCATTGTAAGCACAACATAATATCTGATGGCTCTGTAGACCATTACTAGATGAGGGTCCATTATTGGATGGAACATTGCTCTTACCTAAAAATACTTCTTggttaaagaaattttaatatcttccTAATACAAACTAACAAGCAAAGAACAACAAAGAAGAATCATCTAACCAGTGATAGCATCTGGAGGCTTGGGCAGGTATATTCGTGGACTATATTGGGAATATCGAGCATCCCAGATTCGACAAGTTCCATCATCTGAGGACCTACAAATATTAGTAGGGTCAACAAACATGCACAATAAattccaaccaaaaaaaaaaaaacaaaaaaattcactGCATCCATCCAGGTAAGAGTAAAATAATTGTCCATCCTGACGCGGTCCATTCAATATCCAGAGAATGCTTCATAATGGTCAAAAGGAGGATGAAAAAATGAGATATCTACATGCAACCCATagtgaaatcaagattttttcaaaatagtaACAGCAGATCAACTGAGAAACTGAAGGAAACAATAAGAGGAACATATATGTGGAACCGAACTCACGATAAAAGCTGATAAATAGCGCTAGGCCTCGGACTGAATGCAATGGCAGTAACAGCTCCTGTATGTCCCCGCAAAACTGAAATCGGCAACCCATCCGGCAAGCGCCACTGCAACAGTCGAAAAGAACTATGTCGCCTTCAAAGAATACAAAATAGAGATACTTAAAAGTAGGTAGGATATGCTTACAACTCGAATGACGAAATCATTTGAAGCTGATGCCACCAAAGTATTATTCGAACTTACAGCCAAGTCTGTTATGTCCCCCTTCAGTACATTCAACAGAAAGTATAATGTTACAAAACAAACTTGAAATGCCTATAGAGGATATTTGTACATTCATGTAAGAACCGAGAAAACCCAAACTCACTTCATGTCCACGACAACTGGCCAAGCAAAATGCAGTTTCCATCGACCAGATTTTAACAAGGCGGTCATCCGAACCAGTAATAACAAATCTTCCTGAGCGATCAAATATGGCTACAAAATACatgcaataatatttttttcaaatcctTATCCACCAACTTTGCCATAAAATGTGCTAACATAGCAATAGCAAACTCAGTAAGGAGCCAGAAGAAACAATTTAACCAAAAGACGGCAGAGAGGGAATTTGTTCATGCATCTTTATGCTGAAACCAAATTGTTAATATTGCCATACTActgaaatcaatttaaatctCTTTAAAAGGacgtaaaattttaaaaaaaagaacataaaactagtaagaACAAAAATATGCAACGAATTACCAAACATGAACTTGATGATTATAGAAACCAGAGTGGTGACACCAAACAAACTATTTACAGAAGATGAGGATGATGAAAGACCTGATACACATTgtcttcaaaatttaattgttaaacATATTATGTCTGTATTTCAAGATTGCACAACACCAGACCTAATCAGAGATTTTGAAGGGACTTGGCTgaactcttttttttggggggggagggggggttCTTTTACCACTTTTACCTTttattgatttgaaaaagaaaaaagatttcattgaaatacaataaatatacTGTAAGAACCACATCAATGTCATAGCTGGCAGACAAAATCCCAAAAGTTTCCTTAAAAACGACGTATAGTAAAGAGCATTGATTATCACAATAAAGTTCAGAAAGCCCTTAACTACAAGTTCAAATGATGACAAAAGGCATGCTCCAATAGACAGCATCACAGTGACCCCTTTTAAGAACCACATATAGTAAAGAGCATTGATTATCAGAATAAAGTCCTGAAAGCCCTTGACTACAAgttcaaatgataaaaaaaggCATACCACAATAGACAGCATCACGGTGACCCCTTAGcttctttatattttgcattttttgcACCATGGTTGATGGTTTAGCAATTGCATAACATGCAGAGCAAACAGATGGAGCACGATGGTGCTTTTTGAAACCTCCACCAATTTCCCTTAAACTTAACCCATGAACCTGATCAGCCTGCATGTGGGGCCAACGCAGGTAAGCTGGTAGAGGTTTAACTTGCTTATATTTCATACTTCTATCACCTGCAACAACAGAATGGAAAATGGATTAGGCAAACACCTATAAAAGCAGAAAAGGAGGAACAGTCTCAT encodes:
- the LOC102628602 gene encoding uncharacterized protein LOC102628602 isoform X3, with amino-acid sequence MISSFEFGACRMGCRFQFCGDIQELLLPLHSVRGLALFISFYRPQMMELVESGMLDIPNIVHEYTCPSLQMLSLVRAMFHPIMDPHLVMVYRAIRYYVVLTMPMELFLSLVALTLLQGSGVPVNLAWKTLNNQFMSWMCYRGMKMTSITSNLVAVLSLQDLQCLMLSRRKMFQNLKTPGSVMTTLLPVHGMVVQLYGYQDHVDPIEKNKKDFIILLLAQGKVGRWTRAYHLKVPPPPLPPQPPRGGPRQRLLPTPRGVNMIVWSLDNRFVLAAIMDCRICVWNAVDGSLVHSLTGHSASSYVLDVHPFNPRIAMSAGYDGRTIVWDIWEGTPIRIYEIGRFKLVDGKFSPDGTSIVLSDDVGQIYLLNTGQGESQKDAKYDQFFLGDYRPLIRDSLGNVLDQETQLVPHRRNIQDPLCDSSMIPYEEPYQSMYQQRRLGALGIEWRPSSIKLAIGLDFSLGQDYAMPPLEDLERMMEPVPEFIDPVYWEPENEVISDDNDSEYNIAEECASEAEQGSFCSTSSTDCSAGDSEVEHSRKDGRRRSTRRKHRAEVELKTSSGRRVRKRNLDERDGSASGSNRTKKSKNSQKALKKKSSKAKLLRPQRVAARNARSMFSRITGTSTGEDDSDSEYNSSNSDTVLQDSHVQSKEDDRNLQNMQQQHKREEEQTIVESEFMGKPLELLESQSDTGNRKRLVLKLSLRDHKKALSLEDTRVKGNDMAKLPQSSSGPPQGTTERKIDLSLKEPGSSSAGSGIDVGLSQKHNRIVFADGSQDEKYDSQLEESAGDMENKTRWAEVKIRTSKRSSSSGVLLPPDANFDVHNDSIGDVNRCVKLENGHGKFSSNSETSCYGCVRSCSDKEKFGSDALLDLASVRKEELARHEDIKKSSSFNSTPLVDHQQNDDVHKSRNEDVGTNYRDELKENPPLRVRIRTKGILRDTKSPSEQKSSTSVKDLPSAESDPIPMSESSLCMEGNLMSEVPEEGEGYGRSSSDQLLNSKLKFKVRDGSKSSYKTRTDIEAFDGGMEDGINHEASGIDSPEAASGSIRKTRSMKMKIISREPIAANCNFKSKNGHDLVGTSKTVGNSSMEAHDEFFPEEWIPTSTVKSRPRSTRNRRGDHDGHPCLLSGRKSNFPVRKLSWLMLSEHEEGYRYIPQLGDEVIYSRQGHQEFIESTGSQEVGPWWSINGYISAVETCKVENLVYATFPGSGDSCCKITLKFVDPSSSVLGKAFKLTLPELRDFPDFVVEKTLYDAAISRNWTHRDKCQIWWRNANGEGGTWWKGRITKSQAKSEEFPNSPWDRYMVEYKTGDSHLHSPWEMHDPNVMWEHPEIDSESRDKLLSSFNKLEQSVSRKQDYYGIQRLNEAAQKLDYLNRFPVPLYPEVIRLRLVNNYYRSLEAAKDDINVMLSNAESYFIKNAALSAKVERLRDWFNRTLNKL